ATCCCTTGTACTCGTTCATGAAGATGACCCTGAACTTCTGCAAGTGCTTGTGAGCGATCCTTTGTTAAATCACGAAGACGCTTATAGAAAAATTTAACTGACAGTCCATACAGAGGAAGAAGAACAATTGCTGCAAGTGTTAGCCAAACATTCATAAATGATAATATACCGATAATGATGACGATGGTAATGAGATCAAGCCAAACATTCATCATCCCAGTAATTACAAATGTTTTTGTTTGCTCCACATCATTTATTACTCTTGAGATGATTTCCCCTGCTTTGTTATTAGAGTAAAACTTCAAACTTAATTGTTGGATATGAGAAAATAATTTATCTCGTATATCATACAGAATCTTACTTCCAATCCATTGAGCATAATACTGACGGAAGTATTCTACCGGTGGTCTGACAACGACGAAGAGAAAGAAAGCTCCTCCCATCAACCAAAGAAGCTGCTCATATTTATCCCCAGCTGGCATTTCTGCATTGATAATATCATCAATGACGTACTTTAAAATCAATGGAAGAAGAAGAGGAATACCAAACTTTAATATTCCAATTCCAATCGTTATCCCAATTTGTTTTTTATACGGCCTTACAAAGGTCATATATCTTTTTATACTACCCAGATGGCATCATCCTTTAGTTAATCACATGCTGTTTTTATATCATGCAAAAACCTGTTGAAAAACATTCAACAGGTTTTTCTTACCTATATTGAAGGAACTGTTCATACCACTGATCTACAAATCCAGGGGCAAACGGTCCTTTTCTTTGATGAATCCAGTTCATCAGTTCTTTTACATTTTGTTGTATAATACGATCGATTGCTTCGGGATAATTCATTTCTTCGCGGTGTGCTTCATACTCATCTTCATCTAGTAACTTAAAAGTCATATCAGGATAGATCTTAATATCAAGATCATAATCAATATACTTCAACGCTTCTTCATCGTAAGTAAATGGAGTACCTAAATTACAATAATAATATAGCCCATCCGTTCTGATCATTCCAATGACATTGAACCAGTGGTTTGCACTAAAGTAGCAAATCGCAGGTTCACGTGTTCTCCATTGTCTTCCATCAGCTTCAGTCACAAGAATGCGATCGTTTCCACCGATTATTTCTTTGGAGGTGCCTTTAAGTACGATGCTTTCTTCCCAAGTACGATGTAGCGTACCGCGATGTTTATAGCTTTGAATTTGAATTCTCGTCCCGGTCGTTGGGAAACTCATCTTCTTCTCCTTTCCTAAGAAATTCCGGAAAACGATGAATGCCTTTTGCATACAGGCAGACTCACAGCATCCTTTCTTTCTTACCGTTCAATACATGGCTATTATCAAAAATCTTACATCTCATCTATATTCTTCTCTATTATAACGCTTAACAAAATAAAATTAAAATAAAAGCGCCACTCGAAAAGAATGGCACCCAATTCCAGCTTAATAAATAGGGGTTTTTTCAAAGGTAGAGATGACGTCCGAAATAAGTCGTTCAAACTCATCCTCCATAAGTGATAGCATCTCTTTTCTTTCTACAATTATGGCATTTCTACCCTTTTCTTCATCCAGAATATCCTCTAAGCTTAGAATTTCTTCCTTCGTACGAATCATTTGATCGGCAAGCTTGAGCTGCTGTTGAATGAGCTCATCAAACTCCTTCATTTAACCTCTCCTTCCAAATTGTGATTCTTGACATTCCTATGGAGCAAGCTAATACCATTAACGATTTCTAGCAAGCCTTCATCAAAAAAGAAATTCCATAAACTCATGTGAAATCCTTTGGGAACTTCTGTAGAGAAGTCAGGAGTTTTGTCATAAACTCCCTACAGGAGCAATACATTCAGGTTGGTCATTTCTAGGAGAATTCACAAGCGTCGAAACTTCATACGCATTCATTTCCTTAGAGGATATGGGCTTCATACATCTGCTTAAGATTTCACTATCACTTACTGTATCATCCAGCCAGATCCTCTCATCATCTCTTGTTAAAATGACGGGCATTCGATTATGTATCTCTTTCATAAATTCATTTGCTTCTGTGGTAAGTATCGTACATGTAAAATGATTTTTGTCGCCATCATTCCATTTTTCCCACAACCCCGCCATTGCAAACGGCTCACCCTTTCTTACTTGGATCCGCATCGGAATTTTCTGATCCTTCGTCTGCTTCCATTCATAAAAACCATCCGATAATATTAAACACCTTCGCTGCTTAAGAGCATGCTTAAAGCTCGCTTTCTCCTTAGCTGTTTCACTTCGCGCATTGATTAATTTATTTGAGATAGACGCATCCTTTGCCCAGAATGGAATTAACCCCCAACGCAAGGTTCCCATTCGATTCATTTGATTTGCACTAATCACAGCCGGGATCTGTTGAGATGGTGCTATATTAAATCGTGGTATATATTCATCCATGCTCGTTTGATCAATTTGAAACCTTTCAAGTAACACGTCGAGTTCTGTCGTTAGCGAAAATCGTCCGCACATAACCAACACCCCTTCCTATATTAGATTGTTTCTCCACTGGTCTTATAATCCCTACCAGCATTTAACTAACGAAAAACAGGGCTGACTAAGTCAGCCCTGTCCGGGAAGTTCAATTATTGTTGCTGCTGGTTCTTAGCAGATGCTTGCTGCTTATTTTGAGCAGACTTCGCGTTGCGAGCTTTCACTTGTTGTGCATCCGTTTCACTTGCAAATTCAGCACCGTATTGTTGCTGAGCTGCTTGTCCTGCAGATGCTTGCTGCTTATTTTGAGCAGACTTCGCATTGCGAGCTTTTACTTCTTGTGCATCTGTTTCATTTGCAAATTCAGCACCGTATTGTTGCTGACCAGCTTTACCAGCAGAAGCTTGTTGGTTCTGCTGTTTCGCTTGTTGAATGTTTGCACCAGCTTGTGTTTGTCCTGGTTTCTTTGCCATGGCTTATCACCTCCCACAAACAATAGAATATCCAGTTACATGATTCTTATGTATTGTTTTTAGAAAAACTTGTTTCGGGTGCAAAAAAACAAAAATCTTTCTTATAGGACTGTTACTTGATAACTTATCAGGAATGAACATTTCATCATGCTTTCCATCTCTTCCCCTTCATACTGTTCAAATCAATGATACAAACTAAGGAGAAGAAGGAGGTTAAATGATGAATCATCGAGATATGACAGAGCTTTCTATGATGTCTAAAAAGGAATGGGTGGACGATGAACTATCTTTTTTTCACTATAGCCTTCAACAGGTTACTCCTTACTTAAATAGCGAAGGTGTAGCTATCCATCGAGAAATAATGAAAGAAATTGAACAGCGTGGTGGACTCTCAGCATTTATGCCCGAATAAAATCCAGTTCTTCGTCAAAAAAACAACCTTCTGAAACTCTTCAGAAGGTTGTTTAAGTATATGTTAGAAATTTGATTTCGATTGTCCGCCATCGACGTTGATTGTCGCACCAACAATCCATGAAGCTTTTTCAGAGGCAAGGAAAACAACGGCATTCGCTACTTCGTCAGTTGTCCCAAATCTTCCTCCTGGTATTTCTTTATCTACAAATTCAGCTATTTTCTCAGGATTATCATCAAGTCGTTTCTGCCAGTTCCCTGATGGGTGCAGAATGGCTCCTGGAGCAACCCCATTCACGCGGACACCGTCTTTAATTAGCTCATCACCCATAGCTTTAGTAAAACTAATCATAGCCGACTTTGAATTGTTATAAGTTGGTTTCCCACCAGATTCACGACCGAAGATAGAAGAAATATTGATGATTGCGCCACTTCCCTGTTGCTTCATGATTTCGGCAGAAAGCTGACTAAGGTGTACCGCTGAGTAGTAATTAAGTTCCATTGCTTTATGGAATTGAGATATATCCGTCTCCATAATTGTCGAACCACTGCTTCCCCCAGCGTTGTTTACTAAGATATCAAGTGAACCAAATTGCATGATGAAAGAATCAATGAGCTGGACGCGCTTCCGCTCATCAGTCACATCCGCTTCAAAAATGGCTAAGTCCTGACCAATTTCCTTCCTAGCCAATTCGAGATCATCACGATTTCTACCGCAAATCCCCACTTTCGCGCCTTCTTCATAGAACACCTTCGCGATCGACTTTCCAATTCCCTTAGAGCCTCCTGTAATAAGAACGCGCTTGTTTTCAAGATTCAAATTCACTCTGCTACATCTCCTTCTAAAATCAAATTGACAATTTTTTGGTGAGCGACAGGAAAGGCATAATCACGCAACTCATTCTTACTAACCATTTTCACCTTTTCATGATCGATATGACCAATAAATGATCCTTTATAAACTGTTAATTGCCATTTTAAATGGCTAAAAATATGATTAAACGAGGATAATTCCTTCTCAATCTTAGGGTTAATTTCATAAGTATCTTGTAAATGGTGTTTGAGCTGATTTTCTTTCAAGCCACCTTCTGTTAATTCAACGTTTGGAAATTCCCACAAGCTTGCAAGAAGTCCTTTCTCCGGACGCTGTCGAATAAGGAATTTTCCTTCATTATTTTCAAGAGCTATAGCTGCAATCGGTACAGGTCTGGGGGCCTTTTTCTTTGATTTAATTGGCAGCTCTTCCTGCGATCCTTCAGCAAAGGCTCTACAATGCTCTTGTACAGGGCAAAGAAGACATGAAGGGGATCTTGGTGTACATACAATCGCACCAAGCTCCATCATCCCCTGATTGAATGAGGATGGATCCTCATCGGAAATAATTCGTCGAGTTACTTCTTCAAACGTCTTTCTTGCTGATGGTTTAGCAATATCCTCCCAAATCCCAATAATTCGCGAAAGAACACGCATCACGTTTCCATCAACGGCTGGCTGTGGTATGTCATAAGCAATGCTTAAAATTGCCCCAGCAGTGTAGGGCCCTACTCCCTTAAGTTCAGATATTTGCTTGGGATCATTCGGCACTATACCGTTATAAGTCTCTGCTACTTCTCGAACAGCACTTTGAAGATTTCTCGCCCTTGAGTAATAACCAAGCCCTTCCCAGGCTTTTAATACATCTGCCTCTTCAGCATTGGCAAGTGCCTCCACAGTAGGAAAAAGGCTCACAAACCGCTCAAAATATGGGATTACAGTGTCTACTCTCGTTTGCTGTAGCATAATTTCAGATACCCATACACGATAAGGATCCTGATTCTCACGCCAAGGTAGTGTACGCTGCTCTTTTTTAAACCAGGCAATAAGGTCCTGTTGGAACTGCTTTTCATCGAAATAATGTAAAAGGTCTGTCACTTTCTCTGTCATGGATCAACTCTCCGATATGATATATTAAATGGTGTTAAAAGATTTATTTAAATTTACTAAGAAACTTCCTCAACCTTCGTCTATCACATATAATAACGCATCATACCTTTTCATTCACCTTTTAACTTTTCACATTCGTTCAAATTGGGTATAACTAAATAAAGAATGCAAAATAGACATAAATTCTTTTGGTCTATTCACGATCGTTAGCTAAACGATCGATACGTTTCATAAGGAGGATTCTTAGCCTATGGATACTGGGACACATGTGGTCATGGGACTGGGGATTGGAGCTCTTGCAACGTTAGATCCAGCTATTGCACAGGACCCCATTACCGCTCAAAGCGTTCTAATTGGAGCGCTAATAGGATCGCAGGCCCCGGACTTTGATACTGTGCTTAAACTTAAAAATAACGCTGTCTATATCCGACACCATCGTGGAATTACTCATTCCATTCCTGCAGTTCTTCTCTGGCCAATCATTATTAGCAGCGGAATAATGGTGTTTTTTCCCGAAACAAATTGGCTCCACCTTTGGTTATGGACATTTCTTGCTGTCTTCATTCATGTGTTTGTCGATATCTTTAACGCATATGGAACGCAAGCCATTAGGCCATTTTCTAACAGATGGGTAGCTCTTGGCGTCATTAATATTTTTGATCCATTTATATTTCTCAGTCACATTGGTGGATTAATTCTCTGGTATTTGGGAGTCAATCCTGGGTACACTTTCCTCACGATCTACGGCATCCTTATTCTCTATTATGTTTGGAGAATAACTGAACAGAAGAAAGTGATTCATGCTGTGAGAGAGCGAATTCCAGATGCAGTCGAAGTGATCGTCTCACCAACAATTCGTTGGAGCAGGTGGCATATCGCAGTTAAATCTGAGAAACAGTTTTATGTAGCTCGCGCTGAAGGAACTACGATCCATATTCAAGACGTATTTGATCGCGTTCCTGTTCCTAAAACACCCGTACTGGAATCTGCGAAGGAAGATCCTAACTTAAGTGCATTTCTTTCATTCTCACCAGTTTATAGATGGGAGATTGAAGAAAAAGAAGTTGGATATGAAGTTCGCTTTATTGATCTTCGCTATCGAAATAAAGGGCATTATCCATTTGTCGCCGTGGTACAAATGGAAGATCAGCTCGAAATAACGAGTTCCTATACTGGATGGGTTTACAGCGAAGATACGTTACGAAAGAAATTAGATCCCGCTCTTGATTAGTCGTTAACTTTATTTTATGACACAGAAAACCGGCTGGGCACATAATGTGCCCAGCCGGTTTTTGTTTAATGTTTTATGCTTCTGTCATCTCCAAAATACCCTTTATATTTTGGATTATTCATCATGAAATCGTGTAAAACAGGACCATAGTAGTTAATCCATTGCTTTACAATTTTTTCAGTTACATCCTGACCTTTATACTCTCTGCCAGCCTTGGCTCTTGACGATTCAAAATCCTCCCAAAGCAACTCCACCATTGTTCTCGCTTGACCATAAGAGAGGTGATCATTTTTCTCAAGAAGGTTATGAGTAAGCCTTTGAAATAAATCTTCCATGAGGCATTCTCCTTTCGTGGTGTAATTCAAATTCTGTCTAATAAATAACTTTGTTTGGCACATAACATTCCGACCGAATTCGCATACTAATGGTGTGCCTGATTCACAACACGATATTGGAAAGGGGCGCACGCTGATGAGAAATAAAAAAACCGGATTTCCAGATGCTAAATTTTCTGGTGAACCCCGCGCAAAAGAAGAATTCGCATCAAAACGTGCTGACGGGTCGATTAACACTCAACCACAAGAGCGGATGAATGCTTCAAATCGGACAGGCCACCGTCAGGGATAATTCTCTTATACAGGAGGTAGCATCTATGGGAAAAAATAACCGAGATAGACTTCATCCGAAATATGAGGATCCATTCCAATCTCCGCGTGCAAATCCAAAACACGCTCATAATCAGGTGAATGGAGAAACGCAGCAAACTTATAACGATATCGTACTACAGGTACAAACACGTAAACGATCGTAAAAATGATGAAATAAGAGAGCAGCGTTACTGCTGCTCTTTTTGAATTAACATCGAAATAGGAAATGCTTCAATCTCATCGCTACCGTCACGGTTTCCCCATGCAAACGTCCCATTCATATAATCGATAATAAACGTAGAACCTGGATCACCATCAATTTCATATTTATGGCCCGGTATAAAGTCATCCGGGTTTAATAAATACGACTTAGCAAGTGCAATCCTTCGTTCATGAACGGCGAATTCATTGACCATGCCCATTTGCTCCGCTCTACGTGCTT
This window of the Pseudalkalibacillus hwajinpoensis genome carries:
- the ntdP gene encoding nucleoside tri-diphosphate phosphatase; the protein is MSFPTTGTRIQIQSYKHRGTLHRTWEESIVLKGTSKEIIGGNDRILVTEADGRQWRTREPAICYFSANHWFNVIGMIRTDGLYYYCNLGTPFTYDEEALKYIDYDLDIKIYPDMTFKLLDEDEYEAHREEMNYPEAIDRIIQQNVKELMNWIHQRKGPFAPGFVDQWYEQFLQYR
- a CDS encoding SOS response-associated peptidase, encoding MCGRFSLTTELDVLLERFQIDQTSMDEYIPRFNIAPSQQIPAVISANQMNRMGTLRWGLIPFWAKDASISNKLINARSETAKEKASFKHALKQRRCLILSDGFYEWKQTKDQKIPMRIQVRKGEPFAMAGLWEKWNDGDKNHFTCTILTTEANEFMKEIHNRMPVILTRDDERIWLDDTVSDSEILSRCMKPISSKEMNAYEVSTLVNSPRNDQPECIAPVGSL
- a CDS encoding gamma-type small acid-soluble spore protein, encoding MAKKPGQTQAGANIQQAKQQNQQASAGKAGQQQYGAEFANETDAQEVKARNAKSAQNKQQASAGQAAQQQYGAEFASETDAQQVKARNAKSAQNKQQASAKNQQQQ
- a CDS encoding SDR family NAD(P)-dependent oxidoreductase, with product MNLNLENKRVLITGGSKGIGKSIAKVFYEEGAKVGICGRNRDDLELARKEIGQDLAIFEADVTDERKRVQLIDSFIMQFGSLDILVNNAGGSSGSTIMETDISQFHKAMELNYYSAVHLSQLSAEIMKQQGSGAIINISSIFGRESGGKPTYNNSKSAMISFTKAMGDELIKDGVRVNGVAPGAILHPSGNWQKRLDDNPEKIAEFVDKEIPGGRFGTTDEVANAVVFLASEKASWIVGATINVDGGQSKSNF
- the mutY gene encoding A/G-specific adenine glycosylase, with the translated sequence MTEKVTDLLHYFDEKQFQQDLIAWFKKEQRTLPWRENQDPYRVWVSEIMLQQTRVDTVIPYFERFVSLFPTVEALANAEEADVLKAWEGLGYYSRARNLQSAVREVAETYNGIVPNDPKQISELKGVGPYTAGAILSIAYDIPQPAVDGNVMRVLSRIIGIWEDIAKPSARKTFEEVTRRIISDEDPSSFNQGMMELGAIVCTPRSPSCLLCPVQEHCRAFAEGSQEELPIKSKKKAPRPVPIAAIALENNEGKFLIRQRPEKGLLASLWEFPNVELTEGGLKENQLKHHLQDTYEINPKIEKELSSFNHIFSHLKWQLTVYKGSFIGHIDHEKVKMVSKNELRDYAFPVAHQKIVNLILEGDVAE
- a CDS encoding metal-dependent hydrolase yields the protein MDTGTHVVMGLGIGALATLDPAIAQDPITAQSVLIGALIGSQAPDFDTVLKLKNNAVYIRHHRGITHSIPAVLLWPIIISSGIMVFFPETNWLHLWLWTFLAVFIHVFVDIFNAYGTQAIRPFSNRWVALGVINIFDPFIFLSHIGGLILWYLGVNPGYTFLTIYGILILYYVWRITEQKKVIHAVRERIPDAVEVIVSPTIRWSRWHIAVKSEKQFYVARAEGTTIHIQDVFDRVPVPKTPVLESAKEDPNLSAFLSFSPVYRWEIEEKEVGYEVRFIDLRYRNKGHYPFVAVVQMEDQLEITSSYTGWVYSEDTLRKKLDPALD
- a CDS encoding YfhJ family protein; its protein translation is MEDLFQRLTHNLLEKNDHLSYGQARTMVELLWEDFESSRAKAGREYKGQDVTEKIVKQWINYYGPVLHDFMMNNPKYKGYFGDDRSIKH
- the sspK gene encoding small, acid-soluble spore protein K — its product is MRNKKTGFPDAKFSGEPRAKEEFASKRADGSINTQPQERMNASNRTGHRQG
- a CDS encoding YpzG family protein, yielding MGKNNRDRLHPKYEDPFQSPRANPKHAHNQVNGETQQTYNDIVLQVQTRKRS
- a CDS encoding YfhH family protein, whose product is MEKRFSDMSEQELRNEISLLSEKARRAEQMGMVNEFAVHERRIALAKSYLLNPDDFIPGHKYEIDGDPGSTFIIDYMNGTFAWGNRDGSDEIEAFPISMLIQKEQQ